One Ahaetulla prasina isolate Xishuangbanna chromosome 1, ASM2864084v1, whole genome shotgun sequence DNA window includes the following coding sequences:
- the E2F8 gene encoding transcription factor E2F8 isoform X2 has product MNKENKENQYFGVCGSPVKTPLKQTVTPNWLLAEIQPTASDHLTTPPKPNESTSGDPWTPTANLKMLINAASPEIRNREQEKKWTDNKSESLEDHLSGDEYEKPQTSRKEKSLGLLCHKFLARYPSYPNFSKSNEICLDEVAEDLNIERRRIYDIMNVLESLHMVSRLAKNRYSWHGLHNLKKTLQALKKVAEENKYLQQIKLTKQGKNGQEIGITGHNIEWMPMHARSNYHTDFVELPGMELQAASVNSRKDKSLRVMSQKFVMLFLGSYPQVVSLEVAAKSLIGKDHCESLDKSKFKTKIRRLYDIANVLSSLELIKKVHITEEKGRKPAFKWIGPNVFSDIKDAQPKLDAIPNPVEDKPFKECCSKNLFPTNSKPNFTRHPSLIKLARNKENDERKSHSAPGSPVKKYLGSNPSTIPSKMAQLAAICKQQLDEQSREFEKIKKKLEHTSSSESCLKPKVLLPSQATNLSLTSNSILSPVLSTVPHAAYLNPSQVVTTYPNYMEYPVSTTHMTKIKSPVEALTETFTKDSFNDWKKAEELPLWLTKEPSGTTDDMISGKCFKKSKLLLDDSPIKKCKRKKLELQDSLLVPSKVAASSKGETELCPVEKKSYSSPNLDQCFCDIQRF; this is encoded by the exons ATGAATAAAGAGAACAAG GAAAATCAATATTTTGGAGTGTGTGGAAGCCCAGTCAAAACTCCTCTAAAACAAACAGTTACCCCCAACTGGCTTTTGGCAGAGATCCAGCCTACTGCTTCTGACCACCTGACAACACCACCAAAGCCCAATGAAAGCACTTCTGGTGATCCATGGACCCCAACCGCTAACCTTAAAATGCTGATTAATGCGGCTAGTCCTGAGATTAGAAATAGAGAacaggagaaaaaatggacagaTAATAAAAGTGAAAGCCTTGAG GATCATTTGTCAGGAGATGAATATGAAAAGCCTCAAACAAGCCGTAAAGAGAAAAGCCTTGGATTGCTGTGTCATAAATTCTTAGCCCGCTATCCTAGTTATCCTAACTTTTCTAAAAGTAATGAAATATGTCTTGATGAGGTAGCAGAAGATCTCA atattgagCGCAGGCGTATCTATGACATAATGAATGTATTAGAAAGTCTTCACATGGTGAGCCGACTTGCCAAAAACAGATATTCCTGGCATGGCCTTCATAATCTTAAAAAAACACTGCAGGCTTTGAAAAAAGTAGCTGAGGAAAACAAGTACTTGCAACAAATCAAACTGACTAAACAAGGAAAAAATGGGCAAGAGATTGGAATTACTGGTCACAATATTGAATGGATGCCAATGCACGCTAGGTCAAATTATCATACAGACTTTGTGGAACTTCCTGGGATGGAACTTCAAGCAG CTTCAGTAAATAGTCGTAAAGACAAATCTTTAAGAGTGATGAGCCAGAAATTTGTAATGTTGTTTCTTGGGTCATATCCCCAAGTTGTGAGTCTTGAAGTTGCTGCTAAAAGTTTGATTGGCAAAGACCATTGTGAATCACTGGATAAAAGCAAGTTTAAAA CTAAAATTCGAAGACTGTATGATATTGCTAATGTTCTCAGTAGCCTTGAGCTCATCAAGAAGGTTCATATTACAGAAGAGAAGGGACGCAAGCCAGCATTTAAATGGATAGGACCAAATGTTTTTTCTGATATTAAAG ATGCccagccaaaactggatgcaataccaAATCCAGTGGAAGATAAACCTTTTAAAGAGTGTTGTTCTAAGAATCTCTTCCCTACTAATAGCAAACCAAATTTCACACGGCATCCATCTTTGATAAAACTGGCAAGGAATAAAGAAAATGATGAGAGAAAGAGTCATTCAGCTCCAGGCAGCCCTGTTAAAAAATATTTAG GCTCAAATCCTTCAACTATTCCAAGCAAGATGGCTCAACTTGCAGCAATATGCAAGCAACAATTAGATGAACAATCAAG ggaatttgaaaagataaaaaagaaattggagcACACTTCATCTTCTGAATCTTGTTTGAAGCCCAAAGTCTTGTTGCCTTCTCAAGCTACAAACTTATCCCTGACCTCCAACTCAATACTTTCCCCTGTCCTTTCTACTGTACCACATGCAGCATATCTGAATCCGTCCCAAGTAGTGACAACATACCCAAATTACATGGAATATCCTGTTTCTACTACTCATATGACCAAAATTAAGTCTCCCGTGGAAGCTCTTACTGAAACATTTACTAAAGACAGTTTTAACGATTGGAAAAAGGCTGAAGAGCTGCCACTCTGGCTAACTAAAGAACCCAGTGGAACAACAGATGACATGATATCtgggaaatgttttaaaaaatctaaattgcTATTAGATGATAGTCCAATTAAAAAATGCAAGAGGAAAAAGTTGGAGCTTCAAGATTCACTGCTG